The Micromonospora sp. NBC_00421 DNA window ATGACCACGCTGCTGACCCGGATGCTCAAACCCGGTGCGCCGGTCACCGAGCAGACCCAGCTCATGGACGATCTGGGCCTCAGCTCGTCCCTCGCGCTCGAGCTGCTGCTCGAGCTGGAGGACGAGCTGGAGATCCAGATCGACGTGGAAGACCTCGACGAGGACCGGATGACCACCGTCGGCGACCTGGCCGACTACATCACCGAGCACTGCACCCCCCGCTGACGGCCCGCGACGGGGCCTGGCCGGCGTTTCCGAAGGAGTCGTGTGCCGACCATGGACCAGCCCCGCCTGAGCGTGGTGATCCCCGCCCACAACAACGGTTCGGCGCTCGACACGACGCTGGCGTCGCTCACCCGGCAGACCCTGCCGGCGGAGGAGTTCGAGGTCGTCGTCGGCGACGACGGTTCGGCCGTCCCGCTGACCCCGGTCGTCGAGCGCTACGCCGACCGGTTGCGGATCAGCTGCGTACGCAGCGAAGCCAACCGGGGCCGCAGTGCCAACCGCAACGCGGCGGCGGCGCGTGCCGGCGCGGACACCCTGCTGTTCCTGGACGCCGACACGGTGGCGCACCCCACCCTGCTGGCCCGGCACCGGGATCACCACGCCGCCCTCGACGGTCGGCCCGGGGTCCTGCTGGGTCAGCGCTACGACCTCGACTGGGCCGGCGCGGACGCGCTGCGCCGGGGCGAACCGATCGGGTCGGAGATGCTGGACGCCGAGCGCGGCGACCCCCGACTGGAGGACATCTCCCACCCGCAGCGGATCCGGGACTTCCCCGCCGCCCCCTGGGTGCTGGGGCTGACCCACAACGCCTCGGTGGACCGTGACTCGTTCCTGCGGGTGGGCGGCTTCGACGAGGCGATGGTCAAGTGGGGCTTCGAGGATCTGGAGTTCTTCTACCGGGTGTTCCACCTGCACGGGGCCCGGCCCGACCTGTTCCGGTTGGACGTCGAGGCGCTGTCCTACCATCTGCCGCACTTCCGCAAGACGTCCAACGGGCTCGCCTCGATGGACAACATGAAGTACCTGCTGCGCAAGCACCTGCGCTACGACGTCGAGGTGCTGTACGCGATCAACACGTTCGGCCGGCACCTGGGCCGGATCCGGCTCTACGGCGAGGCCATCGAGGCGTACCGGCGGCAGGGGTTGGGGCGACCGGCGGCGCTGCCCGCCGCGCTCCGCGCGGAGCTGGCCACCAGCGCGGCGCTTGTCGTCGGCAACGGGGTGTCCGCCCTGGATCTCGGCCCCGGGTCGCACACCTACGACCACGACGCGCCACCCGGCCCGACCAACTCGCACCTGCTCGGCACCGTGCTCCAGCAGTTCAAGGCCGGCGCGCTGGATCTGATCGTCAACGTCGACCTGTGGCGCTGCCTCCTCCCCGAGGACCTGCCGGCCTTCCTGACCCGGGGGCTACTCAAGGCCGACCGGCTCGAACTGGTCGCCACCCACGGCCCGGTCGACCAGCGGGCGATGCTGCCGGTGCCCCTGGTGGCGGATCTCGACTACCTGACCGACATGCTGCACCAGCACTTCGACGTCACTGTCGACCGGCACGACACCGCGACCCTGCTCACCATCCGCTGAGTCACCCGACGCGGGGCCGCCGGAGGGCAGGCACCCCGACGCGGGGCCGCCGGACGGCAGACACCCCGACCCGTGCCGGCGGTCGGCGGCCGGTCACGCCCCGGGAGGGCCGAGGATCAGGCTGACGTTGTGGCCGCCGAAGCCGAACGAGTTGGACATGACGGTGGCCACCGGGCCGGTCCGGGGCTGCTTGCGGATGTGGTCGACCCCGTCGGCCGGGTCCGGGTCGTCGAGGTTGTGGGTAGGCGGCAGCACCCCGCGTCGCAGCGCCTCGACGCCGATGGCCGCCTCGATCACCCCGGAGACGCCGAGCAGGTGCCCGGTGACCCCCTTGGTGGAGCTCACCGGCGGGCCGGCCGCAGCGTAGACGTCCCGCATCGCGGCCACCTCGGCCGCGTCACCGGCCCTGGTGCTGGTGCCGTGGGCGTTGAGGTAGCCGATGTCGGCGGGGGCCAGGCCGGCGTCGCGCAGGGCCGTCCGCATGCAGTGTGCGGCACCGGACCCGTCGGGGCGGGGGGTGGTGGGGTGGTAGGCGTCGTTGTTCGCGCCCCAGCCGAGCAGGTCGGCGTGCCGTCGCGCACCGCGCGCCTCGGCGTGCGCGGTGCGCTCCAGGACGAACACCCCGGCGCCCTCACCGAGGACGAGGCCGTTGCGCCGACTGTCGAACGGGCGGCTCGCGGCCGTCGGGTCGGACCAGCCCCGGGCGAGCGCGCGGGCGTTGCCGAACGCGTCGACGAAGGTCGGGAAGAGCGGTGCCTCGCTGCACCCGCAGACCACCAGGTCGGCCTCGTCGGCGCGGAGGATCCGCACCGCCTCACCCAGCGACTGGGCCCCGGCGGCGCACGCCGTGCCGATCGACGAGGTGTAGCCCCGGATGCCGTATCTGATGGCGATCCGCGCCGCGCCCATGTTCGGCAGCGTCCCGGGCAGCAGGTACGGGCTGACCCCGAACCGGCCCCGCTCGGCCCGCGCGAGCACCTGGCTCGCCAGCGTCGACAGCCCGCCGACGCCGGAGACGATCACGGCGATGCGGTACGGGTCGACGTCCCGGCCCACCTCGACACCGGCGTCGGCCAACGCGTCCCCGGCCGCCCGCAGCGCCATCACGATCGAGCGGTCCACCACCCGGGACTCGGGGCCGGGCAGCACACTGGCCGGGTCGATCTCCGGGCTGAACGCCGCGACGTCGACGACCCCGTCGACCGGGTGCCCCTCGGGCGGTCTGCGCAGGCCGGAGCGGCCCGCACAGACCGCGTCGAACACCTCGGCGGCGGAGCTGCCGACCGGGCTCACCAGCCCGATCCCGGTCACCGTCACGCCGGCCCGCACGCGCGTCCCTCCCGCCCGGCCACGGCGACGCCCCGGGCCACTGACCGGTCGGGGACCTGGCTGCGGGGTGGCGCGGCGGGCACGGTCAGTGCGCCGAGGCGGGCTGGATGCGCAGCGCCACCGCGCGGCAGAACTCTCCGACGGTCATCATCGCCAGGGCCTCGGCCTCGTCGTCGTCGAATGCCACCCCGAACCGGTCCTCCACCCGGACTGCCAGCTCGGCGAGGCCGAGGGAGTCCACGTCGAGGCCGGCCGGACCGAACACGGTGTCGTCGTCGGCGTCCTCGATGTCGTACTTCATCTCGGTCAGCGCGGCGAAGAGGAAGGCGCGGATCTCGTCGGTCATGTCCGTGGGTCTCCTTTCCGGAGGTCGGCGTCGGCGGACCCGGCGGCCGGTGGGACGCGTGAGGCGTGGCAGGTGGCCGGGGACGCGGCCGGGAACCAGGTGCGACGTCTGCGTGACCGTCGCCGATTGGCCACCGGAGCAGCCGCTCCGTTTGAATCGACCTTACTCAATCAAGCCGGTTTCGCAAGGTCCACTTGGGCCGTGCCGACGAGCCGATCGGCGCGCGGATCGGCCAGGCGCACCAGCAGCCGGTCGTGGCCGCGCAGCATGAGTTCACGCCGTTCGCCGGGTGCCGCCGCGAGCGCCAGCGCCGGGAACCTGTCCAGCAGCCGGGGCAGCACGAGTCGGCCCTCCGCCCGGCCGAGCGCCGCGCCGAGGCAGTAGTGCGGCCCGGCGCTGAACGCCAGGTGCCGGTTGTCCGGGCGGGACGGGTCGAAGGAGTCCGGATCGGTGAACCGGCGGGGGTCGCGGTTGGCCGCCCCGGTCAGCACCAGCACCGACCGTCCTTTGCCGACGGTCAGCCCGGCGATCTCGGTGTCCTCGGCGGCGTAGCGCACCGCGAAGTGCACAGGCGGCTCGTACCGCAGGATCTCCTCGACGTACGCCGGGGCGAGGGACGGGTCGGCGCGCAACGCGGCAAGCGCGTCGGGCCGCGCCAGCAACAGGGTCAACCCGTTGCCGAACAGGTTCGCGGTGGTCCGGAACCCCGCGTTGTACGTGACGATCAGGTTGGCCAGCAGCTCCGCCTCCGACAACTGGTCGGGGTGCTCGTCGCGGCTACGGGCGAGGGCCGAGACGAGGTCGTCGCGGGGCTCCGCCCGCCGGGCGGCAAGCAGCGCGGCGAAGTAGCCGGTCAGCTCCTCGGCGGCGGCGTTGGCGGCCCGGATCTCCCGGAACGAGCGCGGCCCGATCTCCAGCACCGCGTCGAACGCCCGCACCCGGGACGGGAACCAGTCCCGGTCCCGCTGCGGCACCCCCAGCAGCTCGCCGACGACCGCGCTGGGCAGCGGCAGGGCGAACGCGGCCATGAAGTCCACAGGTCGCCCGCCCGCGCCCGCCTCGGCGAGCCCGTCGAGCAACCCGTCGGCGATCCGCAGGATCGTCGGCTCCAGCGCGGCGACCCGGCGGGCGGTCAGCGCCTGGCCGAACAGTTGGCGCACCCGGGCGTGGTCGTCGGCCGGGGCGTTGAACATGCTGGCCTGCAGGGTCCGGATCACCGCGTGCTCGCGCCAGCGCAGGCCGGACCGGTCCAGGTGGTCCGCGTCGAGCACCCGGAAGACCGGATCCCGCAGGACCCGGTGGGCGGCGTCGTGGCCGTGGACCAGCACGGCGTACGGGGCCGTCGGGGGGAGCGCGACAGCCTCCCCCAGCTCGTGCAGCCGGGCGTAGTACGGGTACGGATCGCGGCGCACCTCGTCGCCGAGCAGGTCGTCGAGGGATACGGAGAAACCCATGGCGCTCCTCGTACGGCGTGCACGGGCGGAGGATGCGGTGACCATAGACGCATCGACGGCGACGTGTCCACGACCGGGCCGACCGACGGCACCGGGCGCACCGGGCCGGTTGCCGTCGCCACGGTGAATCGGCCGGTCAGCCGTCCCGCCCGGGTGGTACGGCGGAATCCGGTGTGACAGTCGGCCCCGGCCGGTCAGGAATCGAGAAGCCACCGCCGTCACCTGGTCATAGCCTTTGTCCAGGTGGCCGGCAGGACGCCGCGCCTCGTCCCACCCAGTGAGGGAGCCCGCGTGCCCACGAAGAGTCCGACCACCACGTCCGGCGGCGACACCGCCGGGAAGGCCGCCGGGGCCGATGCCACCGGGTTCAGCGCGGAGGAGCGGGCCGCGATGCAGGAACGCGCCGCCGAGTTGCGCGCCGAGGGGAAGAAGGGCGCCAGGAAGGCCGACGGGATGCAGGCGGTGCTGGACCGGATCGCCCAGATGGCCCCGGCGGACCGGGCGCTCGCCGAGCGCGTGCACCTGACGGTGATCACGGCGGCTCCGCAGCTGTCCCCGAAGACCTGGTACGGGATGCCCGCGTACGCGAACGAGGACGGCAAGATCGTCGTCTTCTTCCAGGACGCCGGCAAGTTCAACTACCGGTACTCGACACTGGGTTTCCAGGAGGCGGCGCAGCTCGACGACGGTGATCTCTGGCCGGTGTCGTACGCGCTGCTGGCCTGGAGCCCCACGGTGGAGAAGCGGGTCCGGGAACTGGTGACGGCGGCGATCTCCTGATCCGTGCCGGGGCGGCCCGCCGCCGGCCCGCCCCGGCACAGCGGCACCGGCGGGTGTCATCGCCACCCCGGCGGGTACCCGGCGAGGATGACGCCGACCAGCAGAGCCCTGATCGCCGGCGCGGCCGGTGCGTCCGCCCTCAACGCCGTCACCTACCTCGACATGGCGATCCGGGCCCGCCCGGCCAGCAGCGCCGCCGAGGACAGCGCCGGCCGGCTGGCCGAACTGGCCCACGTCGACCTCGGTGATCAGCGGACCGCCCCGAACCGGCGGTCCGGGCTCGGGCCACTGCTCGGCTACGTCACCTCGGTGGCCACCGCCGCCGGCTACGCGGCGGCGGGCGGTCGCCGGCTCCCCACAGTCGTGTCCGTCCTGGCGCTGACCGGCTTGGCGATGATCGGGTCCAACGGCCCGCTGACCGTCCTGCGGGTCACCGATCCACGGACCTGGTCCGCCACCGACTGGATCACCGACCTGGTGCCGCACCTGGCGTACGGCGCGGTGACCGCCGTCACCCTCAGGGCGCTGCGCTGAGCCACTCGACCGCCCTGCGCTGAGCCACTCGACCGCCCTGCGCTGAGCCACTCGACCGCCCCGCGCTGAGGCCCTCGCCAAGCGCCGGCGACCCGGTCCGACGGTGGAAACACCGGGTGGCATCGGCGTGTTTTGCGGGGGGATGCCCGGGTAGGGGGAGACGACCTGTTCCCCGCTCCACACATCGAGGTGCCGCCCAGATGGAATCCCGCAAGCCGACCGAGGTCGTCAAGGACGTGGTGGACGCCGCAGCCGAGAAGGTGTCCGACCTGATGACCCCCGACGTGCCTGGTGCGCCGGGTAGCGCTCCGCCGACCGTCGACGAGCCCACCACCCCGCACGACCCGCTGCCGCCCAAGAAGGAGCAGGGCGCACCGGAGACCCGTACCCCGACCGGTGCCGAAACCGGCGCACCGACGGTGGCCAACGGTCAGCAGGGTGAATACCTGACCACCTCGCAGGGGGCCAGGCTGCGCGACACCGACCACTCGCTGAAGGCCGGTTCGCGCGGCCCGACGCTGCTCCAGGACCACCACTTCCGCGAGAAGATCACCCACTTCGACCACGAACGCATCCCCGAGCGGGTGGTGCACGCCCGGGGCGCCGGCGCGCACGGCGTCTTCACCGGGTACGGCGCGGAGGAGGTCACCCGGGCCGGTTTCCTGCGCAAGGGGAAGGAGACCCCGGTCTTCGTCCGGTTCTCCACCGTGCTGGGCTCCCGGGGCTCGGCCGACACCGTCCGGGACACCCGTGGGTTCGCCACCAAGTTC harbors:
- a CDS encoding iron chaperone, whose product is MPTKSPTTTSGGDTAGKAAGADATGFSAEERAAMQERAAELRAEGKKGARKADGMQAVLDRIAQMAPADRALAERVHLTVITAAPQLSPKTWYGMPAYANEDGKIVVFFQDAGKFNYRYSTLGFQEAAQLDDGDLWPVSYALLAWSPTVEKRVRELVTAAIS
- a CDS encoding acyl carrier protein, with product MTDEIRAFLFAALTEMKYDIEDADDDTVFGPAGLDVDSLGLAELAVRVEDRFGVAFDDDEAEALAMMTVGEFCRAVALRIQPASAH
- a CDS encoding beta-ketoacyl-[acyl-carrier-protein] synthase family protein, which translates into the protein MRAGVTVTGIGLVSPVGSSAAEVFDAVCAGRSGLRRPPEGHPVDGVVDVAAFSPEIDPASVLPGPESRVVDRSIVMALRAAGDALADAGVEVGRDVDPYRIAVIVSGVGGLSTLASQVLARAERGRFGVSPYLLPGTLPNMGAARIAIRYGIRGYTSSIGTACAAGAQSLGEAVRILRADEADLVVCGCSEAPLFPTFVDAFGNARALARGWSDPTAASRPFDSRRNGLVLGEGAGVFVLERTAHAEARGARRHADLLGWGANNDAYHPTTPRPDGSGAAHCMRTALRDAGLAPADIGYLNAHGTSTRAGDAAEVAAMRDVYAAAGPPVSSTKGVTGHLLGVSGVIEAAIGVEALRRGVLPPTHNLDDPDPADGVDHIRKQPRTGPVATVMSNSFGFGGHNVSLILGPPGA
- a CDS encoding phosphopantetheine-binding protein is translated as MTEPDTVTAPQLRAQVVDSMTTLLTRMLKPGAPVTEQTQLMDDLGLSSSLALELLLELEDELEIQIDVEDLDEDRMTTVGDLADYITEHCTPR
- a CDS encoding cytochrome P450 → MGFSVSLDDLLGDEVRRDPYPYYARLHELGEAVALPPTAPYAVLVHGHDAAHRVLRDPVFRVLDADHLDRSGLRWREHAVIRTLQASMFNAPADDHARVRQLFGQALTARRVAALEPTILRIADGLLDGLAEAGAGGRPVDFMAAFALPLPSAVVGELLGVPQRDRDWFPSRVRAFDAVLEIGPRSFREIRAANAAAEELTGYFAALLAARRAEPRDDLVSALARSRDEHPDQLSEAELLANLIVTYNAGFRTTANLFGNGLTLLLARPDALAALRADPSLAPAYVEEILRYEPPVHFAVRYAAEDTEIAGLTVGKGRSVLVLTGAANRDPRRFTDPDSFDPSRPDNRHLAFSAGPHYCLGAALGRAEGRLVLPRLLDRFPALALAAAPGERRELMLRGHDRLLVRLADPRADRLVGTAQVDLAKPA
- a CDS encoding glycosyltransferase family 2 protein, translated to MDQPRLSVVIPAHNNGSALDTTLASLTRQTLPAEEFEVVVGDDGSAVPLTPVVERYADRLRISCVRSEANRGRSANRNAAAARAGADTLLFLDADTVAHPTLLARHRDHHAALDGRPGVLLGQRYDLDWAGADALRRGEPIGSEMLDAERGDPRLEDISHPQRIRDFPAAPWVLGLTHNASVDRDSFLRVGGFDEAMVKWGFEDLEFFYRVFHLHGARPDLFRLDVEALSYHLPHFRKTSNGLASMDNMKYLLRKHLRYDVEVLYAINTFGRHLGRIRLYGEAIEAYRRQGLGRPAALPAALRAELATSAALVVGNGVSALDLGPGSHTYDHDAPPGPTNSHLLGTVLQQFKAGALDLIVNVDLWRCLLPEDLPAFLTRGLLKADRLELVATHGPVDQRAMLPVPLVADLDYLTDMLHQHFDVTVDRHDTATLLTIR